One window of the Rhodohalobacter sp. SW132 genome contains the following:
- a CDS encoding plastocyanin/azurin family copper-binding protein, whose protein sequence is MKYVMKPSKTDIFPFIAALSLFICFGQSALFAQSSDRSESDYFTISTLNIPDEIVMEAGGLSFDDEGNLAVVTRRGEVWIVNNPQSDNPSFSRFGQGLHEPLGIAYREGAYYIAQRGELVRLEDSSGDGYADLYQTIYRWPLTGNYHEYSYGPKFLPNGDMLVTLNLSWIGYGASLTDWRGWMLRITQDGEMTPFATGLRSPLGFALNAEGDIFYTENEGDWVGSGWMTHLEEGDFAGHPEGLRWTEMEGSPLDLRFDDIDDSEGLTLYEQSQNIPEIKNPATWFPHTIMGISTSDILLIENDDQVGPFAGQFLVGDQGHSKIMRVYHEKVNGEYQGAVFDFREGFQSGIIKLEWGPDDQIYVGMTSRGWGSTGRDQYGVQRMRWNGEIPFVMQKINAESNGFTLTFTEPVDHQSAMDINNYSVTDFTYRYDAAYGSPVINRQNKTITRLSVADDGMSVRLYVDGLREGYINEVQAAGVLNEAGQNLLHSAGYYTLNNLPEGERSAVADGTGVDRPDDEPGPSAKKVTERPSDWDTGPNMRIQLATEPGLQYDQTLITVQAGSRVALTFENDDDMAHNVVITLPESADQVGEAAMRLGLDADALEFVPRLEEVLFHTSMLQPGQSETIYFEVPETPGDYDFVCTFPGHHISMRGIFRVE, encoded by the coding sequence ATGAAATACGTTATGAAGCCATCAAAAACAGATATTTTTCCATTTATAGCCGCACTGAGTTTGTTCATTTGTTTCGGGCAATCCGCGCTCTTTGCCCAGTCATCCGATCGCAGTGAGTCCGATTATTTTACGATATCAACCCTGAATATTCCGGACGAAATCGTGATGGAAGCCGGCGGACTTTCTTTTGATGATGAGGGAAACCTGGCTGTGGTTACGCGCAGGGGGGAAGTGTGGATTGTGAATAACCCCCAAAGTGATAATCCATCGTTCAGCCGTTTTGGTCAGGGCCTGCATGAGCCGCTCGGAATTGCATATCGGGAAGGCGCATATTATATCGCTCAGAGGGGTGAACTGGTACGTCTGGAGGATAGCAGTGGCGACGGGTATGCAGATCTGTATCAAACCATCTATCGCTGGCCGCTCACGGGAAACTATCATGAGTATTCATACGGCCCAAAATTTTTACCGAATGGTGATATGCTCGTTACGCTCAACCTGTCTTGGATCGGTTATGGTGCGAGTCTGACCGACTGGCGCGGATGGATGCTGCGAATTACACAGGATGGTGAGATGACACCCTTTGCAACCGGTCTTCGTTCCCCGCTAGGGTTTGCACTAAATGCAGAAGGCGATATTTTTTATACTGAAAATGAGGGCGACTGGGTCGGATCGGGATGGATGACTCATCTCGAAGAGGGTGATTTTGCCGGTCATCCGGAAGGATTGAGATGGACCGAAATGGAAGGCTCACCCCTCGATCTTCGTTTTGATGATATCGATGATTCGGAAGGATTGACCCTCTATGAGCAATCACAAAACATCCCGGAGATCAAAAATCCTGCAACCTGGTTTCCGCATACGATTATGGGAATATCCACATCCGATATTTTACTCATCGAAAATGACGACCAGGTTGGTCCTTTTGCAGGTCAGTTTCTGGTAGGCGACCAGGGACATTCCAAAATCATGCGGGTTTATCATGAGAAAGTAAATGGCGAATACCAGGGAGCCGTGTTCGATTTCAGGGAAGGATTTCAATCCGGAATCATAAAGCTGGAATGGGGACCGGATGACCAGATTTACGTGGGAATGACAAGCCGCGGCTGGGGATCCACAGGCCGGGATCAATATGGCGTTCAGCGGATGCGGTGGAATGGCGAAATCCCGTTTGTAATGCAGAAAATCAACGCAGAATCAAATGGGTTTACGCTGACGTTTACAGAACCTGTTGATCATCAAAGCGCAATGGATATCAACAATTACAGCGTAACTGATTTTACCTACCGGTATGATGCTGCTTATGGAAGCCCGGTGATCAATCGTCAGAACAAAACAATCACACGTTTGTCGGTTGCCGATGACGGGATGAGTGTTCGCCTTTATGTTGATGGGCTCCGTGAAGGATATATCAATGAGGTGCAGGCCGCGGGTGTGCTCAATGAAGCGGGACAGAATCTGTTGCATTCTGCCGGATATTATACTCTGAATAACCTGCCGGAAGGAGAACGGTCTGCTGTAGCGGATGGTACGGGAGTGGATCGTCCGGACGACGAACCGGGTCCGTCAGCAAAAAAAGTTACGGAACGTCCGTCAGATTGGGATACCGGGCCGAATATGAGAATACAGCTCGCTACAGAACCGGGCTTGCAGTACGATCAGACACTCATCACGGTTCAGGCCGGCAGCCGGGTTGCCCTTACCTTTGAGAACGATGATGATATGGCTCATAACGTGGTTATTACTCTTCCGGAATCCGCCGATCAGGTGGGAGAAGCCGCAATGAGGCTCGGGTTGGATGCCGATGCGCTGGAGTTCGTTCCCCGCTTAGAGGAAGTTCTGTTTCATACATCCATGCTTCAGCCCGGCCAGAGTGAAACAATCTATTTCGAAGTTCCCGAAACTCCGGGTGATTACGACTTTGTATGTACATTTCCCGGACATCACATCTCTATGCGCGGCATTTTTAGAGTTGAGTAG
- a CDS encoding SusC/RagA family TonB-linked outer membrane protein → MNGKWLQKNDLKAGLTGSATGMLAAGNVWYKGIIRISLTFGLIAIMGVYSAFAQDRVTITGVVTDAQDGSSLPGVNVTVQGSQEATGSTIGTTTNMDGEYTVQVPGELNFLEFSFIGYQRQVVEIDGRTEIDVELQQDLQLLDDVVVVGYGTQDRRQITGSISSVSSEDFVTGNVGSAAELIQGKVPGLNISRAGGNPNEPPTLRLRGVSSFGGAQSPLIVVDGIVGADLANIDPNDIESIDVLKDASAAAIYGTRGGAGVIAITTKKGVAGETSVSYSGSMTLNGVENKVDMLSADEFRELSELTPFEINDLGGNTDWFDEITQRSHTQIHNLSISGGTQATTYRVSGNFRESQGLLRTTGFEQLGGRLNINHRALNDQLTLTIDLGATNREEDYGFNNAFRYAATFNPTAPVRASGFDNTGGYVEIDAFDIFNPVAIVETAEDVRQRRRLNASFRADYEFDHLVPGLSASAFYSTETFSGTENRFWARTNKFTGGATTSSLGRGQAERLARDNKREQLDFTANYINTIFQDLRVETLAGYSFQDFESSGTTVAGGDFISDAVRANNLEFAQDFNNGLGTVQSFRNSNRLIAGFGRISMNWDDTYFANASIRREGSSRFGVNNRWGTFWSVGAGMEVTNLVDLGLIDRLRLRGSYGLTGLDAPFDGISRLRFAPRGNFFVGGSFVQSFGPVSNDNPDLKWEETGEYNIGVDFSMFDERLTGIVEYYQKVTSDLIFEIEVPVPPNLFPTSFINVGEIENKGIEVTLNYDVHRSQNAMYNTGITFTTYEVNLNQFESDVPRYIANVGSPGQNNTQMVRLREGEPLGQIWGPRFHSIGDDGRWRFIPAEWNGEFDTLLFSDEVAREDEAIIGNGIPEFELGWSNSVRFRNWDFNAFIRGVFGHDLVNSTRVFFENPINITTYNVTKSAFDLIDLESAPAYSSYHVEDASFIRLQNMSIGYTVPLPATSMINRLHLSVSGNNLFTITGYDGIDPEVRWLDGGDPLAPGIERREQWYSARSFTFGINLDF, encoded by the coding sequence ATGAATGGAAAATGGCTACAAAAAAATGACCTCAAGGCAGGATTGACGGGAAGCGCTACCGGGATGCTTGCCGCAGGAAATGTCTGGTATAAAGGAATCATCCGAATATCGCTCACCTTCGGATTGATAGCAATAATGGGCGTTTATTCTGCATTTGCCCAGGATCGGGTAACAATAACAGGAGTTGTTACAGATGCACAGGATGGTTCCTCACTGCCCGGTGTAAATGTAACGGTTCAAGGCTCACAGGAAGCTACCGGTTCTACAATTGGTACAACCACGAATATGGATGGAGAGTACACCGTACAGGTACCGGGGGAGCTCAATTTTCTTGAGTTTTCTTTTATTGGCTATCAAAGACAGGTAGTTGAAATTGATGGGCGGACTGAGATAGATGTAGAACTTCAGCAGGATCTTCAGCTTCTGGATGATGTAGTTGTAGTAGGATATGGCACGCAGGACCGGAGGCAGATTACCGGATCAATTTCCAGCGTTAGTTCTGAAGATTTTGTTACGGGGAATGTGGGTAGTGCTGCTGAACTGATTCAGGGTAAAGTTCCGGGGCTGAATATTTCGCGCGCCGGTGGAAATCCGAATGAACCTCCAACATTGCGACTTCGGGGTGTTTCCAGTTTTGGCGGGGCACAATCACCGCTGATTGTTGTGGATGGAATTGTAGGTGCAGATCTCGCAAACATCGATCCCAACGACATTGAATCGATCGATGTACTTAAAGATGCGTCTGCAGCCGCAATTTATGGTACCCGGGGCGGAGCCGGTGTAATCGCGATTACCACAAAGAAAGGGGTTGCCGGTGAAACATCTGTATCCTACAGCGGGTCAATGACCCTAAACGGTGTGGAAAACAAAGTTGATATGCTGAGTGCAGATGAATTCAGAGAGCTTTCGGAGCTAACACCTTTCGAAATCAATGACTTGGGTGGAAATACAGACTGGTTTGATGAGATTACACAACGAAGCCATACTCAAATTCACAATCTATCGATCTCTGGGGGAACCCAGGCAACCACTTATAGAGTCTCTGGTAACTTTCGCGAGAGTCAGGGTCTACTTCGTACAACTGGGTTTGAGCAGTTAGGCGGGCGATTGAACATCAATCATCGCGCTTTAAATGATCAGCTTACACTCACAATTGATTTGGGGGCCACGAACCGCGAGGAGGATTACGGTTTTAATAACGCTTTCCGTTATGCTGCAACGTTCAACCCAACCGCACCGGTACGCGCTTCGGGTTTTGACAACACTGGCGGATACGTAGAGATTGATGCATTCGACATATTTAATCCCGTTGCCATTGTTGAAACTGCTGAAGATGTACGACAACGACGCCGGCTGAACGCCTCGTTCCGGGCCGATTACGAATTTGATCATCTCGTCCCCGGCTTAAGTGCATCAGCATTCTACTCAACTGAAACCTTCTCGGGAACGGAAAACCGGTTCTGGGCGAGAACCAATAAGTTTACAGGTGGTGCAACAACGTCATCTCTCGGCCGCGGCCAGGCTGAAAGGCTGGCGAGGGATAATAAAAGAGAACAGCTCGATTTTACCGCTAATTATATAAACACCATTTTTCAGGATCTTCGGGTAGAAACTCTTGCCGGGTACTCATTTCAGGATTTTGAGAGCAGCGGAACCACGGTTGCTGGGGGTGACTTTATCTCTGATGCGGTTCGCGCCAACAATCTCGAATTTGCCCAGGATTTCAACAACGGGCTGGGTACAGTTCAGAGTTTCCGAAACAGCAATCGTCTGATTGCCGGTTTCGGTCGAATCAGCATGAACTGGGATGATACCTATTTCGCCAATGCAAGTATTCGCCGTGAAGGTTCTTCAAGATTTGGTGTAAATAACCGATGGGGAACATTCTGGTCAGTCGGGGCAGGCATGGAGGTAACCAACCTGGTTGATTTAGGACTGATAGATCGATTAAGACTTCGCGGAAGCTATGGGCTTACAGGTCTCGACGCTCCGTTTGATGGTATTTCCAGACTTCGGTTCGCACCAAGAGGAAACTTCTTCGTAGGGGGCAGTTTTGTTCAGAGTTTCGGCCCGGTTAGTAATGATAACCCGGATCTGAAATGGGAAGAGACTGGCGAGTATAATATCGGGGTGGACTTTTCCATGTTCGATGAACGTCTTACCGGTATTGTAGAATATTATCAAAAAGTTACTTCTGACCTGATTTTTGAGATCGAAGTTCCGGTACCTCCAAATCTCTTCCCAACATCTTTCATCAATGTTGGTGAAATCGAAAATAAAGGGATTGAAGTTACACTCAACTACGATGTACACCGATCACAAAACGCAATGTACAACACAGGTATTACATTCACGACCTATGAAGTAAACCTGAACCAGTTCGAATCAGATGTTCCGCGATATATCGCGAATGTGGGATCACCCGGCCAGAACAATACTCAGATGGTGCGTCTGCGTGAAGGTGAGCCTCTCGGGCAGATTTGGGGGCCAAGATTTCACAGCATCGGTGATGACGGCCGCTGGAGATTTATTCCTGCCGAGTGGAATGGTGAATTTGACACTCTTCTTTTCAGCGATGAAGTGGCCCGTGAAGATGAGGCTATTATCGGTAACGGAATTCCTGAGTTTGAACTGGGCTGGTCAAATTCCGTTCGGTTCCGGAACTGGGACTTCAACGCATTTATCCGGGGAGTTTTTGGGCATGATCTCGTAAACAGTACGCGAGTATTCTTCGAGAATCCAATTAACATAACTACCTATAACGTTACAAAATCTGCATTTGACCTTATTGATCTGGAATCAGCCCCGGCTTATTCAAGCTACCATGTTGAAGATGCATCATTCATAAGACTGCAAAATATGTCTATCGGGTATACTGTGCCTTTGCCCGCTACAAGTATGATCAACCGCCTGCATCTTTCAGTCTCAGGTAACAACCTGTTTACAATTACAGGATATGATGGAATTGATCCCGAAGTGCGCTGGCTGGATGGTGGCGATCCGCTGGCACCGGGAATTGAGCGGAGAGAGCAATGGTATTCCGCACGCTCATTTACCTTCGGAATTAATCTTGATTTTTAA